A stretch of Pogona vitticeps strain Pit_001003342236 chromosome 5, PviZW2.1, whole genome shotgun sequence DNA encodes these proteins:
- the LOC144583105 gene encoding uncharacterized protein LOC144583105: protein MPLTRSQMAEMGEVKEPQVDQGSEDEFGSVQGDSTGEQNPELRKMLIVQQHELRMRQFEMEEREREKQRQFELGLEREKIALEKERMAFELRKLELMNQNNNNNRDSEGGQLSKADLKKFPVYHKGDCPEVFFSLVERAFVDFSVRETEKMTIMRSLISGSLAEVYAEMPEELMKDFAEFKKLVFARHGINAEQLRQRFRSITKKPEQTFTQVGAQLVRLLEKWLSQEGTETFQQLKDLIALEQFYSVLHGELKFQVRERKPKSVAEAAEIADFIYQIRKPLGEEKSVGKPKETYSKYSQGPGKSQQGGGAHGEGKPSDMKPRPQILEGKPKQDEKDSKYSRKCYFCQGKGHLISECEKLKQLKGIVPQDSSGTKPKAVFCVQKEQSSLSLREPVAMATQSGTVTSADQAEDNGPLVEVKRCLLVRTDSQLFETAGVDVGILDHQYRGLRDTCSQVTLCHPDIIPREYIIPNESMKVAGIEGQVISLPVAEVPVNFQGWRGVWRLAISATLPAAVLMGNDLAEHVKRVLVITRSQATTGTVQGGTDEPETEAEGSAEAVVETLTTDSRFGQEQKADATLQKCFEQVTDAQPTPETPVRFLEKKGILYRETLRNISKGGDGIRSQLVVPEKYRPMILKRGHSDMFAAHLGVNKTQQRITQNFYWPDIGKQIREFCKQCDVCQRQGNSRDRTKAKLCPLPVIDTPFKCIGVDIVGPLPKATKRGNRFILTIVDHATRYPEAIPLTNIETNTVADALVGYMSRMGFASEIITDLGASFTSKLMKRLWQICGIKHKETTAYHPESNGLTEKFNGTLMRMIRAYLAENPNNWDQKLQSLLFAYRSVPQASTGFSPFELLFGRRVKGPLDLIKQNWEQITQDDPQDVVTYIDSLRNDLKRNLELAAETLQAQKVRKKAWDDQNARERHFNPGEEVLWPRLCNENKLQLGSPEIKYLGHIVGGGVIKPLEAKIEAVRDWPRPNTKKKVKSFLGLVGYYRKFIPRFSEIAAPLTDLTQKKTDDRIPWTSDCEEAFRRLKEALINYPVLRAPDFDREFIIYTDASNSGVGAVLCQEDENGDQHPVSYLSRKLQKGERHLATVEKECLAIVYAIQKAKPYIWGRHFILCTDHSPLQWLKTMKTHNSKLMRWALNLQDYDFEVKVVRGSVNCVADALSRRPEE from the coding sequence atgcccttgactcgaagccaaatggcagaaatgggtgaagtgaaagaaccccaggttgaccaaggttctgaggatgaatttggctcagtgcaaggtgacagcacgggagaacagaacccagaactcagaaaaatgctcatagtccaacagcatgaactgaggatgaggcaatttgaaatggaggaaagggaaagagagaaacagagacaatttgaattgggattagagagagagaaaattgctctggaaaaagaaagaatggcgtttgagttaagaaaattggaactgatgaatcagaacaataataacaatagggattctgagggaggccaattgtctaaagctgacctgaagaaattccctgtgtaccacaagggagattgtcctgaagtgttcttttccctcgtggaaagagcgtttgtggacttctcagtaagggaaactgagaagatgaccatcatgcgatctttaatcagtggcagccttgcagaagtctatgcagagatgccagaggaactgatgaaagattttgcagagtttaaaaaactggtgtttgccagacatgggataaatgcggaacagctgaggcaaagattcaggtcaatcaccaagaaaccagagcagacttttacccaagtgggggcccaactggtgaggctgctagagaaatggctatctcaggaggggacagagacctttcagcagctcaaagacttgatagcgctggaacagttctattcagtcctgcatggggaactgaaattccaggtgagggaaaggaaaccgaaatctgtggcagaagcagccgagatcgcagattttatttaccagataagaaagcccttaggtgaggagaaatctgtaggaaaacccaaagaaacctacagcaagtactctcagggaccagggaaaagccagcaagggggaggggcccatggtgaagggaagccctcagacatgaaaccaagacctcagattttggagggaaaaccaaaacaagatgagaaagactcaaaatatagcagaaaatgttatttctgtcagggaaagggccatctaatctcagagtgtgagaaattaaagcagctaaaaggaattgtgcctcaggattcgagtggaaccaagccaaaagctgtgttctgtgtccagaaagagcaaagctccttgtcactgagggagcctgttgccatggctactcaatctggaacagttacatctgctgatcaggctgaggacaatggtcctcttgtggaggtcaagcgctgcttgctcgtgagaacagattctcagttgtttgaaaccgcaggggtggacgtaggaatacttgaccatcagtatcgggggctgagggacacttgttcccaggtgaccctgtgccatccagatattattcctagggaatatataatcccaaatgagagcatgaaggtggcagggattgaggggcaggtgatctcactgccagtagcggaggtacctgtgaactttcaaggctggaggggagtttggcggctagcgatttcagcgactctgccagcagccgtgctcatgggaaatgacctggctgaacatgtgaaacgggtgctagtgattacacgctcacaagccaccacggggacagttcaggggggtactgatgagcccgagacggaagcagaggggagtgccgaagctgtggtggaaaccttaaccacagacagcagatttggccaagagcaaaaggcagacgccactctccaaaagtgttttgaacaggtgacagacgcccagccaacacctgaaaccccagtgagatttctagagaaaaaggggattttatatagagagaccctgaggaatatctcaaaagggggagatgggatcagaagtcagctagtggtacctgaaaagtatcgccccatgatcttaaaaagggggcactctgacatgtttgctgcgcacttaggggtgaacaaaacacagcagagaatcacacagaatttttactggcctgacatagggaagcagatcagggagttctgtaaacaatgtgatgtgtgtcaaaggcaggggaacagccgcgacaggaccaaagcaaagttgtgccctttgcctgtgattgacactccgttcaaatgcataggggtggatattgtgggacctttgcccaaggccacaaagagggggaacaggttcattctcaccattgtggaccatgccacgaggtaccctgaagccattcccttgactaacattgaaactaacacagtggcagatgccttggtggggtatatgtccaggatgggatttgcctcagaaataatcacagatttgggcgcatcgttcacatcgaagctcatgaaacggttatggcaaatctgtggaattaagcacaaggaaaccactgcctatcaccctgaaagtaatgggttaacggagaagttcaatgggactctaatgcgcatgattagggcttacttggcagagaatccaaacaattgggaccagaagctgcaatcccttttgtttgcttatcgatcagtgccacaagccagtaccgggttcagtccgtttgaacttttatttgggagaagggtgaaagggccccttgatttgatcaaacaaaattgggagcagatcacccaggatgacccacaggacgttgtgacatacatagactctttaaggaatgacctaaagagaaacctagagctagcagcagagaccctgcaagctcagaaggtcagaaagaaagcttgggatgaccagaacgccagggagaggcactttaacccaggggaggaggtgctttggcctaggctctgcaacgagaacaaactgcagctgggtagcccagaaataaaatacttgggtcacatagtagggggaggagtgataaaacccctcgaggccaagatagaagcagttcgtgattggcccagacccaacaccaagaaaaaagtcaaatcatttcttgggttggtgggctactacagaaagttcatcccgaggtttagcgagattgcggctccgctgaccgatctgacgcagaagaagactgatgaccgcatcccgtggaccagcgactgtgaggaggcgttccggaggttgaaggaggcgctcatcaattatccagtgctgcgtgctccagacttcgaccgggagttcatcatctacaccgatgcgtctaacagcggggtaggagcagttctttgccaggaggatgagaatggtgaccagcatccagtgtcctacctgagtaggaaactccagaaaggtgagagacatctggcaaccgtggaaaaggagtgcctggccatagtctacgcgatccagaaggccaagccttacatctggggaagacattttattctgtgcactgaccattcaccactgcaatggttaaagacaatgaaaacccacaatagtaaacttatgaggtgggctttaaacctgcaagactatgactttgaagtgaaggtggtcagagggtcagtgaactgtgttgctgacgccttgtcaagaagacctgaagaatga